One window of Lemur catta isolate mLemCat1 chromosome 3, mLemCat1.pri, whole genome shotgun sequence genomic DNA carries:
- the LOC123635141 gene encoding LOW QUALITY PROTEIN: eukaryotic initiation factor 4A-II-like (The sequence of the model RefSeq protein was modified relative to this genomic sequence to represent the inferred CDS: inserted 1 base in 1 codon), which produces MVLRSLQLFSRELLFLVLKIQKVILALGDYMGATCHACIGGTNVRTEMQKLQAEAPHIVVGIPGRVFDMLNRRYLSPKWIKMFVLDEADEMLSRGFKDQIYEIFQKLNTSIQVVLLSATMPTDVLEVTKKFMRDPIRILVKMEEVTLEGXQFYINVERKEWKLDILCDLYETLTITQAVTFLNTRRKVDWLTEKMHARDFIVSVLHGDMDQKERDVIMREFRSGSSHVLITTDLLTHGINVQQVSLVINYDLPINHENYIHRIGRGGRFGRKGVAINFVTEEDRRILHDIETFYNTTVEEIPMSVVDLI; this is translated from the exons ATGGTTTTGAGAAGCCTTCAGCTATTCAGCAGAGAGCTATTATTCCTTGTATTAAAGATCCAAAAGGTAATTCTGGCACTTGGAGACTATATGGGAGCAACTTGTCATGCTTGCATTGGTGGAACAAATGTTCGAACTGAAATGCAAAAACTTCAGGCTGAAGCACCACATATTGTAGTTGGTATACCAGGGAGAGTGTTTGATATGTTAAATAGAAGATACCTTTCTCCAAAATGGatcaaaatgtttgttttggaTGAAGCAGATGAAATGTTGAGCCGAGGATTTAAAGATCAAATCTATGagattttccaaaaattaaatacaagTATTCAGGTTGTGTTACTTTCTGCCACAATGCCAACTGATGTGTTGGAAGTGACCAAAAAATTCATGAGAGATCCAATTCGAATTCTAGTGAAAATGGAAGAAGTGACCCTTGAAG ATCAGTTTTATATTAATGTTGAAAGAAAGGAATGGAAGTTGGATATACTTTGTGACTTGTATGAGACTCTGACCATTACACAGGCTGTTACATTTCTCAATACAAGGCGCAAGGTGGACTGGCTCACTGAGAAAATGCACGCCAGAGACTTCATAGTGTCTGTTCTGCATGGTGACATGGACCAGAAGGAAAGAGATGTTATCATGAGGGAATTCCGATCAGGGTCAAGCCATGTTCTAATCACTACTGACTTATTGACTCACGGGATTAATGTGCAACAAGTGTCTTTGGTTATAAACTATGACCTACCTATCAATCATGAAAACTACATTCACAGAATTGGCAGAGGAGGTCGATTTGGAAGGAAAGGTGTGGCTATAAACTTTGTTACTGAAGAAGACAGGAGGATTCTTCATGACATTGAGACTTTCTACAATACTACAGTGGAGGAAATTCCCATGAGTGTCGTTGACCTTATTTAA